In Pseudoduganella albidiflava, a single window of DNA contains:
- a CDS encoding isocitrate lyase/PEP mutase family protein: MDTLKMDAPPMGDPEIAALPMDARFRALHRQPRPLVLTNAWDAGSARLVASQGAAAIATTSAGVAWSLGYRDGDLLPLDEHVACVRRIRRVIDVPLSVDIESGYSDDPAAVGAAVARFVDAGAVGINLQDGSAPPALLCRKIAAARAAALGAGVDLYINIRCDVFARQLAPAGARVGETLQRARLYREAGADGLFPLAVTDPAEIAALAAGTDLLLNVIAWPGLPPVAQLAALGVRRVSTGSWLPQAMWAHAARLAREFGTHGGSQALVDEAEAYGTVNALLPAPDQAGL, translated from the coding sequence ATGGATACGCTGAAGATGGATGCGCCGCCGATGGGAGATCCGGAGATCGCCGCGCTGCCGATGGATGCCCGCTTCCGGGCGCTGCACCGCCAGCCCCGGCCGCTGGTTCTCACCAACGCGTGGGATGCGGGCAGTGCGCGGCTGGTCGCCAGCCAGGGCGCGGCGGCCATCGCGACCACCAGCGCCGGCGTGGCGTGGTCGCTGGGCTACCGGGATGGCGACCTGCTGCCGCTCGACGAGCACGTGGCCTGCGTACGCCGCATCCGCCGCGTGATCGATGTGCCCCTCAGCGTCGACATCGAGAGCGGCTATTCGGATGACCCGGCGGCGGTGGGCGCCGCGGTGGCGCGCTTCGTCGATGCGGGCGCGGTGGGCATCAACCTGCAGGATGGTTCGGCGCCGCCGGCGCTGCTGTGCCGGAAAATCGCCGCGGCGCGCGCCGCCGCGCTGGGCGCCGGCGTGGACCTGTACATCAACATCCGCTGCGACGTGTTCGCGCGGCAGCTGGCCCCTGCCGGCGCGCGGGTCGGCGAGACGCTGCAGCGGGCCCGCCTGTACCGCGAAGCCGGCGCGGACGGGCTGTTCCCGCTGGCCGTGACCGACCCGGCGGAGATCGCCGCGCTGGCCGCGGGCACCGATCTGCTGCTGAACGTGATCGCCTGGCCCGGCCTGCCGCCGGTGGCGCAACTGGCGGCGCTGGGCGTGCGGCGCGTCAGCACCGGCTCGTGGCTGCCGCAGGCGATGTGGGCGCACGCCGCGCGCCTGGCGCGGGAGTTCGGCACGCACGGCGGCTCGCAGGCACTGGTGGACGAAGCGGAGGCCTACGGCACCGTCAACGCCCTGCTGCCGGCACCGGATCAGGCGGGCTTGTAG
- the ligD gene encoding DNA ligase D encodes MTDALKLYKAKRNFSITPEPAEGGEEGQEALTFVIQKHWATRLHYDFRLELDGTMKSWAVPKGPSYDSHDKRMAVHVEDHPISYNDFEGVIPEKQYGAGKVIIWDKGTWHPIGDPRKGYRDGNLKFELRGHKMHGRWALVRMRRSGEKQEPWLLIKENDEHVRPAGEFSVIDEMPDSVKALGMPTAERLTPEAEEAESTAEEHQGKPARKRAAGEKGKATKTAATKAAAKKAPAKTKAKAAAKAADPLATVQLPATLSPELATLVDAPPADPENWIFELKFDGYRLLARVEGKSIELWTRNGNNWTHKLEPLRATLEKMRLPDGWYDGEIVVHDTNGRPNFGLLQQAFDGEKTRNIVYFIFDAPYLDGHDLRDVPLAQRRELLQTVLGDAQGQVRFSAELAAPPEEIVAAACRMGLEGIIGKRRDALYTSRRSGDWIKLKCAQRQEFVIGGYTDPKGSRVGIGSLLLGYYDDAGKLHYAGNVGAGFNDTSLRDIIAKLKKVASDTNPFAPTKAIEKRAHWVKPTLVAEVTFGEWTGSGSIRHSVFHGLRTDKKAASIRREQAVHVEDVMQTQAESKSAGRKTSAKSGARTKADPVSESDVDSKLPATLKVTNADRLIDPVSGMTKIGLVRYYALVSELMLEHLKGRPLALVRAPAGVGGELFFQKHSEVGKLPGVKQLPQELDPDHPTMLEVPNVQGLLSCAQWNVVEFHTQNAFAKTYEKPNRMVFDLDPGQGVSWQQIQEAAQLMRAFLEQLGLPAFLKTSGGKGLHVVVPLKPQHGWDAVKGFSSFIVEHMSRTLPDRFAFKSGPKNRVGKIFIDYLRNGRGATTAAAWSARARPGMGISVPVAWSELDHLKSGDQWTVATVHTRLDHGNEPWADYAKSAVTLTKAMKQMGYKPA; translated from the coding sequence ATGACCGACGCCCTCAAACTCTACAAGGCCAAGCGCAACTTCTCGATCACGCCGGAACCCGCGGAAGGCGGCGAGGAAGGACAGGAAGCGCTGACGTTCGTGATCCAGAAGCACTGGGCCACGCGGCTGCACTACGATTTCCGCCTCGAACTCGACGGCACGATGAAGAGCTGGGCTGTGCCGAAAGGCCCCAGCTACGACAGCCACGACAAGCGCATGGCCGTGCACGTGGAAGACCATCCGATCTCGTACAACGATTTCGAAGGGGTGATCCCGGAGAAGCAGTACGGCGCGGGCAAGGTGATCATCTGGGACAAGGGCACCTGGCATCCCATCGGCGATCCCCGCAAGGGCTACCGCGACGGCAACCTGAAGTTCGAACTGCGCGGCCACAAGATGCATGGCCGCTGGGCGCTGGTGCGCATGCGGCGCTCCGGCGAAAAGCAGGAACCGTGGCTGCTCATCAAGGAAAACGACGAACACGTGCGGCCGGCCGGCGAATTCTCCGTCATCGATGAAATGCCCGACAGCGTGAAGGCGCTCGGCATGCCCACGGCGGAGCGCCTGACGCCGGAAGCGGAAGAAGCCGAGAGTACCGCCGAGGAGCACCAGGGCAAGCCTGCGCGCAAGCGCGCGGCCGGGGAGAAGGGAAAAGCGACGAAGACCGCAGCGACGAAGGCCGCAGCGAAAAAGGCGCCGGCCAAGACCAAGGCAAAGGCTGCCGCGAAGGCCGCCGATCCGCTGGCGACGGTGCAACTGCCGGCCACCCTGTCGCCCGAGCTGGCCACGCTGGTCGACGCCCCGCCCGCCGACCCGGAAAACTGGATCTTCGAACTGAAGTTCGACGGCTATCGGCTGCTGGCCCGCGTCGAGGGCAAGTCGATCGAACTGTGGACCCGCAACGGCAACAACTGGACGCACAAGCTGGAACCGCTGCGCGCCACGCTGGAAAAAATGCGGCTGCCCGATGGCTGGTACGACGGCGAGATCGTGGTGCACGATACCAATGGCCGGCCGAATTTCGGCCTGCTGCAGCAGGCCTTCGATGGCGAGAAGACCAGGAACATCGTGTACTTCATCTTCGATGCGCCCTACCTGGATGGCCACGACCTGCGCGACGTGCCGCTGGCCCAGCGCCGCGAGCTGCTGCAGACGGTGCTCGGCGATGCCCAGGGCCAGGTGCGCTTCTCCGCCGAACTGGCCGCGCCGCCCGAGGAAATCGTCGCCGCGGCATGCCGGATGGGCCTGGAGGGCATCATCGGCAAGCGGCGCGACGCGCTGTACACGTCGCGCCGCTCGGGCGACTGGATCAAGCTGAAGTGCGCGCAGCGGCAGGAATTCGTGATCGGCGGCTATACCGATCCGAAAGGCTCGCGGGTGGGCATCGGCTCGCTGCTGCTGGGCTACTACGACGACGCCGGCAAGCTGCACTATGCCGGCAATGTCGGCGCCGGCTTCAACGACACCTCGCTGCGCGACATCATCGCCAAACTGAAGAAGGTGGCCAGCGATACCAATCCCTTCGCGCCCACCAAGGCGATCGAAAAGCGGGCGCACTGGGTGAAGCCCACCCTGGTGGCCGAAGTGACGTTCGGCGAATGGACCGGCAGCGGCTCGATTCGCCATTCCGTATTCCATGGCCTGCGCACGGACAAGAAGGCGGCGAGCATTCGTCGCGAGCAGGCCGTCCACGTGGAGGATGTGATGCAAACCCAAGCAGAGAGCAAGAGCGCCGGAAGGAAAACCAGTGCAAAGTCCGGTGCCAGGACCAAGGCCGATCCGGTAAGCGAATCGGACGTGGACAGCAAGCTGCCCGCCACGTTGAAGGTGACCAACGCCGACCGGCTGATCGACCCGGTCAGCGGCATGACCAAGATCGGCCTGGTGCGCTACTACGCGCTGGTCTCGGAACTGATGCTGGAACACCTGAAGGGCCGCCCGCTGGCGCTGGTGCGCGCCCCGGCCGGCGTCGGCGGCGAGCTGTTCTTCCAGAAGCATTCCGAGGTCGGCAAGCTGCCCGGCGTGAAGCAGTTGCCGCAGGAGCTGGACCCGGATCATCCGACGATGCTCGAAGTGCCCAACGTGCAGGGCCTGCTGTCGTGCGCGCAGTGGAACGTGGTCGAGTTCCACACCCAGAACGCGTTCGCGAAAACCTATGAAAAACCGAACCGCATGGTGTTCGACCTCGACCCCGGCCAGGGCGTGTCGTGGCAGCAGATCCAGGAAGCGGCGCAGCTGATGCGCGCCTTCCTCGAGCAGCTGGGCTTGCCGGCCTTCCTGAAGACCAGCGGCGGCAAGGGCCTGCACGTGGTCGTGCCGCTGAAGCCCCAGCACGGCTGGGATGCGGTGAAGGGCTTTTCCAGCTTCATCGTCGAGCACATGTCGCGCACGCTGCCGGACCGTTTCGCCTTCAAGAGCGGGCCGAAGAACCGGGTCGGCAAGATCTTCATCGATTACCTGCGCAACGGCCGCGGCGCCACCACGGCCGCCGCATGGTCGGCCCGCGCGCGGCCCGGCATGGGCATCTCGGTGCCCGTCGCCTGGAGCGAGCTGGATCACCTGAAAAGTGGCGACCAGTGGACCGTGGCCACCGTCCACACCCGCCTCGACCACGGCAACGAGCCGTGGGCCGACTACGCGAAGAGTGCCGTCACGCTGACCAAGGCCATGAAGCAGATGGGCTACAAGCCCGCCTGA
- the bla gene encoding subclass B3 metallo-beta-lactamase has protein sequence MKNTLIAIACLGMTTLAHGGDWDEPQAPFTLYGNTHYVGPKGVGAVLVTSPAGHILIDAGTTKSPDAIAASIRQLGFKIEDVKYILTSHEHGDHVGGAARLQEMTGATVIGSAASTAVMKTGKPNRADPQFGSLSDMTPVANTRAVRNGDTVTVGPLAITAHYTPGHTPGGMSWTWQSTENGRTANMVYADSLNAFGLNGFRYGGDAHWPDARRQLEGSIAKIAGLKCDVLVSAHPEFAGLWERKAQVAQRGNAAFIDTGACWQYAERARQRLDKQLAEEQKR, from the coding sequence ATGAAAAACACACTGATCGCCATCGCCTGCCTCGGCATGACAACCCTTGCCCATGGCGGCGACTGGGACGAGCCGCAAGCCCCGTTCACCCTTTACGGCAATACCCACTACGTCGGCCCGAAAGGCGTCGGCGCCGTGCTGGTGACGTCGCCCGCCGGCCATATCCTGATCGATGCGGGCACGACGAAGTCCCCGGACGCCATCGCCGCCAGCATTCGCCAGCTGGGTTTCAAGATCGAAGACGTCAAGTACATCCTGACGTCGCACGAGCACGGCGACCACGTGGGCGGCGCAGCCCGCTTGCAGGAAATGACGGGGGCCACCGTCATCGGCAGCGCCGCCAGCACGGCCGTGATGAAGACGGGCAAGCCCAATCGGGCCGACCCGCAGTTCGGCAGCCTGTCCGACATGACGCCCGTCGCGAACACCCGTGCGGTGCGGAATGGCGATACCGTCACCGTCGGTCCGCTGGCGATCACGGCACACTACACGCCGGGCCACACGCCGGGCGGCATGTCGTGGACGTGGCAATCGACGGAGAACGGCCGCACCGCGAACATGGTCTACGCGGACAGCCTGAACGCCTTCGGGCTGAACGGCTTCCGCTACGGCGGCGACGCGCACTGGCCGGACGCGCGCCGGCAGCTGGAAGGGTCGATCGCGAAGATCGCGGGCTTGAAGTGCGACGTGCTGGTCTCCGCCCACCCGGAATTCGCCGGACTATGGGAGCGCAAGGCGCAGGTGGCGCAGCGCGGCAACGCGGCGTTCATCGATACCGGCGCCTGCTGGCAGTATGCGGAACGGGCCCGCCAGCGCCTGGACAAGCAACTCGCGGAAGAACAGAAACGGTAA
- a CDS encoding polyphenol oxidase family protein: protein MITSELLSSIPNVVHGFGTEAQLVPHVLQPVWEARPQKTQVHGTRAVRIEVERQRAGEADAFHTQKQGIPVSIITADCVPLLLARRDGGHVAAVHAGWRGLVDGIIPGVLADLGGGTDWVAAIGPTICAACYEVSEELAQQFARRFDGIPAAELLPRPRHLNLRAVAHEQLRQAGVAAIDHVGGCTCCARDAAGNRLFRSYRRGDRNSQQHAGLYIAS, encoded by the coding sequence GTGATTACCAGTGAATTGCTCAGCAGTATTCCAAATGTCGTCCATGGCTTCGGGACGGAGGCCCAGCTGGTGCCGCACGTGCTGCAGCCCGTGTGGGAAGCGCGGCCGCAGAAGACGCAGGTCCATGGCACGCGGGCCGTGCGGATCGAGGTGGAACGCCAGCGGGCAGGGGAGGCCGATGCTTTCCACACCCAGAAGCAGGGCATCCCGGTCTCCATCATCACCGCGGACTGTGTGCCACTGCTGCTGGCGCGGAGGGATGGCGGACACGTGGCGGCGGTGCACGCGGGGTGGCGCGGGCTGGTTGACGGCATCATCCCCGGCGTGCTGGCCGATCTGGGAGGCGGGACCGACTGGGTCGCGGCGATCGGGCCGACGATCTGCGCGGCGTGCTATGAAGTCAGCGAAGAGCTGGCGCAGCAGTTCGCGCGGCGCTTCGACGGCATTCCCGCGGCCGAGCTGTTGCCGCGCCCGCGCCACCTGAACCTGCGCGCCGTCGCGCACGAGCAGCTGCGCCAGGCAGGTGTGGCGGCGATCGACCATGTCGGCGGCTGCACGTGCTGTGCGCGCGATGCGGCGGGCAACAGGCTGTTTCGCAGCTACCGGCGCGGCGACCGGAATTCGCAGCAGCATGCCGGCTTGTACATCGCAAGTTGA
- a CDS encoding efflux transporter outer membrane subunit translates to MNKLIARGVAPLVAALVLTACAAPEFKQPAVEVPAAFKENQSAAQSADPVKVAADGTRWKEAQPAEQQPRGEWWLAFNDPALNELMAEAIRNNANLTVAAARVKQARAIAGIAEADRIPQIGVGVGANRSQQAPQEAGLPQGTRMSPVTSYNARLTASYEVDLFGRVSSNVAAARNDAATVEANYRSVLLSLQADVAQTWFRLRATDAELATVAQTVRLREENVKVNQRRFDLGDIGEFDLSRAKTELATSRAEAIGLQRQRTTAEHSLAVLLGKPAASFNASENPLAEGGVLPAIPGGLPSSLLERRPDIAAAQRAMEASNARIGVARSAMFPALTISADGGGVGPAFSDVFRWSSRSWLLGALLSMPVIDGGRNRANITRSEAVLEESVGQYRQTVLTAFAEVEDNLAGLRILSGQTAQIDDAVVSARRSADLAQKLYDAGRSSYLELLDAQRNLAAVERTAVQLRGDRAITTVALIRSLGGGWDAPVSTAQASN, encoded by the coding sequence ATGAACAAGCTGATTGCAAGGGGTGTAGCACCCCTGGTTGCCGCGCTGGTATTGACCGCCTGTGCCGCGCCCGAATTCAAACAACCCGCGGTCGAGGTGCCGGCGGCCTTCAAGGAAAACCAGTCGGCCGCGCAGTCTGCCGATCCGGTGAAGGTTGCCGCCGACGGCACGCGCTGGAAGGAAGCGCAGCCCGCCGAGCAGCAGCCGCGCGGCGAATGGTGGCTGGCCTTCAACGACCCGGCCCTGAACGAGCTGATGGCCGAGGCGATCCGCAACAACGCCAACCTCACCGTCGCCGCCGCGCGGGTGAAGCAGGCACGCGCCATCGCCGGCATCGCCGAGGCGGACCGCATTCCGCAGATCGGCGTGGGCGTCGGCGCCAACCGCTCGCAGCAGGCCCCGCAGGAAGCGGGTCTGCCGCAAGGCACGCGCATGTCGCCGGTCACCAGCTACAACGCCCGGCTGACGGCCAGCTATGAAGTGGACCTGTTCGGCCGCGTGTCGTCGAACGTGGCGGCCGCCCGCAACGACGCGGCGACGGTGGAAGCGAATTACCGCTCCGTGCTGCTGTCGCTGCAGGCCGACGTGGCCCAGACCTGGTTCCGCCTGCGGGCCACGGACGCCGAACTGGCGACCGTGGCGCAGACGGTCCGGCTGCGCGAGGAAAACGTCAAGGTCAACCAGCGCCGCTTCGACCTGGGCGATATCGGCGAATTCGACCTGTCCCGTGCCAAGACTGAACTGGCGACGTCGCGTGCCGAGGCCATCGGCCTGCAACGGCAGCGCACGACCGCCGAGCATTCGCTGGCGGTGCTGCTGGGGAAACCGGCGGCTTCCTTTAACGCGAGCGAGAATCCGCTGGCCGAAGGCGGCGTGCTGCCGGCGATCCCGGGCGGCCTGCCATCGTCGCTGCTGGAACGCCGGCCCGACATCGCCGCCGCCCAGCGCGCGATGGAAGCCTCCAATGCCCGCATTGGCGTGGCCCGTTCGGCGATGTTCCCGGCGCTGACCATCAGCGCCGACGGCGGCGGCGTCGGCCCGGCGTTCTCCGACGTGTTCCGCTGGAGCAGCCGCTCCTGGCTGCTGGGCGCGCTGCTGTCGATGCCTGTCATCGACGGCGGTCGCAACCGGGCCAACATCACCCGTAGCGAAGCGGTGCTGGAGGAGTCCGTGGGCCAGTACCGGCAAACGGTGTTGACCGCGTTCGCCGAGGTCGAGGACAACCTGGCCGGACTGCGCATCCTGTCCGGCCAGACGGCGCAAATCGACGACGCGGTGGTCTCCGCCCGGCGTTCCGCCGACCTGGCGCAGAAGCTGTACGACGCCGGCCGGTCCAGCTACCTCGAACTGCTGGACGCGCAGCGCAACCTTGCCGCCGTCGAACGCACGGCCGTGCAACTGCGCGGCGACCGGGCCATCACCACCGTCGCGCTGATCCGCTCGCTCGGCGGCGGCTGGGACGCCCCTGTCAGCACCGCCCAGGCCAGCAACTGA
- a CDS encoding efflux RND transporter permease subunit has product MNFSRFFVDKPIFAAVLSILVFVAGLISIFKLPISEYPDVVPPSVVVRAQYPGADPKIIAETVAAPLEEQINGVENMLYMSSQNTSDGALQLTVTFAIGTNVEQAETAVQNRVQRALPRLPEEVRQIGVTTVKSSPNLTMVVHLNSPDGRYDDLYLRNYAVLNIKDQLARIHGMGEVQLFGSGDYAMRVWLDPQKVAARGLTSGEVVDAIREQNVQVAAGVIGQGPSKDADFQLTVKTQGRLSTIEEFGDIVVKAGADGAVTRLKDLARLEMGSNSYALRSLLNNKSAVAIPIFEAPNANALQLSTDVRATMERLSKDFPQGVEYSIVYDPTQFVRESIDSVIHTLVEAVILVALVVIIFLQTWRASIIPLLAVPVSVVGTFAVMMMFGFSINTLSLFGLVLAIGIVVDDAIVVVENVERNIENGLTPRDATIQAMKEVSGPIIAIALVLCAVFVPIAFVSGLTGQFYRQFALTIAISTVISAFSSLTLAPALSAALLKGHHEPKDALTRGMDKVFGGFFRMFNKFFNRSAHKYENGVKGVLAHKGASLVIYALLGAAGLFMFKAVPPGFVPAQDKQYLIGFAQLPDAASLDRTDEVIRKMSTIAESIPGVENSISFPGLSINGFTNAPNAGIVFLGLAPFDQRKDKSKSAEAIAAEMNKRMGAVQDAFVMVLPPPPVNGLGTTGGFKLMIEDRGNLGYDELFKAVQAVQAKAWQEPRLQGVFSGYQINVPQLFADVDRVKAKQLGVPLQTIYQTLQINLGSLYVNDFNQFGRTYQVRVQADAQFRSQPEQIAQLKVKNDKGEMIPLSSLMRVKDTYGPDRVQRYNNYVAADLNGGPAPGISSGQAQAIMDQILRDTLPKGITYEWTDLTYQDILAGNTMIFVFPLCVLLVFLVLAAQYESWTLPLAVILIVPMSILCALIGVKLTGGDNNIFTQIALFVLVGLASKNAILIVEFARELEDHGRSVVDAALEACRLRLRPILMTSIAFIMGVLPLVFSSGAGAEMRHAMGVAVFAGMLGVTFFGLFLTPVFYVLLRTLAKRMEQKKQPVHEEVSLVKMEGTHG; this is encoded by the coding sequence ATGAACTTTTCACGATTCTTTGTCGACAAACCGATCTTCGCGGCCGTGCTGTCGATCCTCGTGTTCGTCGCGGGCCTGATCTCGATCTTCAAGCTGCCCATTTCCGAGTACCCGGACGTGGTGCCGCCATCGGTGGTGGTGCGTGCCCAGTACCCGGGCGCCGATCCGAAGATCATCGCCGAAACCGTCGCCGCGCCGCTCGAGGAGCAGATCAACGGCGTCGAGAACATGCTGTACATGTCGTCGCAGAACACTTCCGACGGCGCGCTGCAGCTGACCGTCACGTTCGCGATCGGCACCAACGTCGAGCAGGCCGAGACGGCCGTGCAGAACCGCGTGCAGCGCGCGTTGCCTCGCCTGCCGGAAGAAGTGCGCCAGATCGGCGTGACCACCGTGAAGTCGTCGCCGAACCTGACGATGGTGGTCCACCTGAATTCGCCGGACGGCCGCTACGACGACCTGTACCTGCGCAATTACGCGGTGCTCAACATCAAGGACCAGCTGGCCCGCATCCATGGCATGGGCGAAGTGCAGCTGTTCGGCTCCGGCGACTACGCGATGCGCGTCTGGCTCGATCCACAGAAGGTGGCGGCCCGCGGCCTGACCTCGGGTGAAGTGGTCGATGCGATCCGCGAGCAGAACGTGCAGGTCGCGGCCGGCGTGATCGGCCAGGGGCCGTCGAAGGATGCCGACTTCCAGCTCACCGTGAAGACGCAGGGCCGCCTGTCGACCATCGAGGAATTCGGCGACATCGTCGTCAAGGCCGGCGCCGATGGCGCGGTCACGCGCCTGAAAGACCTGGCACGCCTGGAAATGGGCTCCAATTCGTACGCGCTGCGCTCGCTGCTGAACAACAAGTCGGCGGTGGCGATCCCCATCTTCGAGGCGCCGAACGCCAACGCGCTGCAGCTGTCGACCGATGTGCGGGCGACGATGGAGCGGCTGTCGAAGGATTTCCCGCAAGGCGTGGAATACAGCATCGTCTACGACCCCACCCAGTTCGTGCGTGAATCGATCGATTCCGTGATCCATACGCTGGTCGAGGCGGTGATCCTGGTCGCCCTGGTGGTGATCATTTTCCTGCAGACCTGGCGCGCTTCCATCATTCCGCTGCTGGCCGTGCCGGTCTCGGTGGTGGGTACCTTCGCCGTGATGATGATGTTCGGCTTCTCGATCAACACGCTGTCGCTGTTCGGCCTCGTGCTGGCGATCGGTATCGTGGTCGACGATGCGATCGTGGTGGTGGAAAACGTCGAGCGCAATATCGAGAACGGCCTGACCCCGCGCGATGCGACGATCCAGGCCATGAAGGAAGTGTCCGGCCCGATCATCGCCATCGCGCTGGTGCTGTGCGCCGTGTTCGTGCCGATCGCCTTCGTGTCGGGCCTGACCGGCCAGTTCTACCGCCAGTTCGCGCTGACCATCGCCATCTCCACCGTGATCTCGGCCTTCTCGTCGCTGACGCTGGCGCCGGCGCTGTCCGCTGCGCTGCTGAAGGGCCACCATGAACCGAAGGATGCGCTGACGCGCGGCATGGACAAGGTGTTCGGCGGTTTCTTCCGCATGTTCAACAAGTTCTTCAACCGTTCGGCCCACAAGTACGAAAACGGCGTGAAGGGCGTGCTGGCCCACAAGGGCGCGTCGCTGGTGATCTATGCGCTGCTGGGTGCCGCCGGCCTGTTCATGTTCAAGGCCGTGCCGCCGGGCTTCGTGCCGGCGCAGGACAAGCAGTACCTGATCGGCTTCGCGCAGCTGCCGGACGCCGCCTCGCTGGACCGTACCGATGAAGTGATCCGCAAGATGTCGACGATCGCCGAAAGCATTCCGGGCGTCGAGAACTCGATCTCGTTCCCGGGCCTGTCGATCAACGGCTTCACCAACGCGCCGAACGCCGGCATCGTGTTCCTGGGCCTGGCGCCGTTCGACCAGCGCAAGGACAAGAGCAAGTCGGCCGAGGCGATCGCCGCCGAGATGAACAAGCGCATGGGCGCCGTGCAGGATGCGTTCGTGATGGTGCTGCCGCCGCCGCCGGTGAACGGCCTGGGTACCACGGGCGGCTTCAAGCTGATGATCGAAGACCGGGGCAACCTGGGCTACGACGAACTGTTCAAGGCGGTGCAGGCGGTGCAGGCCAAGGCCTGGCAGGAGCCGCGGCTGCAGGGCGTGTTCTCCGGCTACCAGATCAACGTGCCGCAACTGTTCGCCGATGTCGATCGCGTGAAGGCGAAACAGCTGGGCGTGCCGCTGCAGACCATCTACCAGACCTTGCAGATCAACCTGGGTTCGCTGTACGTGAACGACTTCAACCAGTTCGGCCGCACCTACCAGGTGCGCGTGCAGGCCGATGCGCAGTTCCGCTCGCAGCCCGAGCAGATCGCGCAGCTGAAGGTGAAGAACGACAAGGGCGAGATGATTCCGCTGTCGTCGCTGATGCGCGTGAAGGATACGTATGGCCCGGACCGCGTGCAGCGCTACAACAACTACGTGGCGGCGGACCTGAACGGCGGCCCGGCACCCGGCATTTCGTCCGGCCAGGCGCAGGCGATCATGGACCAGATCCTGCGCGACACGCTGCCGAAAGGGATCACGTATGAGTGGACCGACCTGACCTACCAGGACATCCTGGCCGGCAACACGATGATCTTCGTGTTCCCGCTGTGCGTGCTGCTGGTGTTCCTGGTGCTGGCCGCGCAGTACGAAAGCTGGACCCTGCCGCTGGCGGTGATCCTGATCGTGCCGATGTCGATCCTGTGCGCGCTGATCGGCGTGAAGCTGACCGGTGGCGACAACAATATCTTTACCCAGATCGCACTGTTCGTGCTGGTCGGGCTGGCGTCGAAGAACGCGATCCTGATCGTCGAATTTGCCCGCGAACTGGAAGATCACGGGCGCAGCGTCGTCGACGCCGCACTGGAGGCTTGCCGCCTGCGTCTGCGCCCCATTTTGATGACGTCGATCGCATTCATCATGGGCGTGCTGCCGCTGGTGTTCTCCAGTGGCGCGGGTGCCGAGATGCGCCATGCGATGGGTGTCGCCGTGTTTGCCGGCATGCTGGGCGTGACGTTCTTCGGCCTGTTCCTGACGCCGGTGTTCTACGTCCTGCTGCGCACGCTGGCCAAGCGCATGGAACAGAAAAAGCAGCCGGTGCACGAAGAAGTGTCGCTGGTGAAAATGGAAGGAACCCACGGATGA